In Juglans regia cultivar Chandler chromosome 13, Walnut 2.0, whole genome shotgun sequence, the following proteins share a genomic window:
- the LOC109010825 gene encoding uncharacterized protein LOC109010825: MARDIRRREEGEGLGGVKEAAKWRNLWNLNISGATKHFLWRACTNSLPTNALLLKKKVGKDDMCPICKSESETILHALWQCTAVNDVWACKGSGVQKWSVMVVDFMDLWDRLCMKMNSGLLEEVAMILKGIWNRRNKYVFENVFSSPAQVYEGAIHSLDGFRNALKCKKANSSGGCPVSVIKQWKKPEDGWLKANFDAAIDEQNGIVGLWIIIRNNKREVMAAYSEPQRMKTKAVVVEAIALRRTIEVCKEMGFNKVIFEGDALVIINTVKENVMCWTWYGQVVEDVKSSLKELLHWKILFVRRDGNMIAHRLAKFALNIGKLTCWIEECPVFISSLIAFDMACND; encoded by the coding sequence ATGGCAAGGGACataaggagaagagaagaaggcGAGGGTTTGGGTGGGGTGAAAGAAGCTGCCAAATGGAGAAATTTGTGGAATTTAAACATATCAGGGGCTACAAAACATTTCTTATGGAGGGCATGCACCAATTCTCTTCCTACAAATGCCTTGCTCCTTAAGAAAAAAGTTGGGAAAGATGATATGTGCCCGATTTGCAAGTCTGAAAGTGAGACAATTTTACATGCTTTATGGCAATGCACAGCTGTGAATGATGTATGGGCCTGTAAGGGGAGTGGTGTACAGAAGTGGAGTGTTATGGTAGTGGATTTTATGGATCTATGGGATAGGCTCTGTATGAAAATGAACTCTGGACTGTTAGAGGAAGTGGCGATGATTCTCAAGGGTATTTGgaatagaagaaataaatatgtttttgaaaatgttttttctAGTCCTGCACAGGTTTATGAAGGGGCCATTCATTCCTTGGATGGGTTTAGAAATGCTTTGAAGTGTAAGAAAGCTAACTCAAGTGGTGGGTGCCCTGTTTCTGTCATTAAACAGTGGAAGAAACCTGAAGATGGTTGGTTGAAAGCTAATTTTGATGCGGCAATAGATGAGCAAAATGGTATTGTTGGACTGTGGATTATCATCAGAAACAATAAAAGGGAGGTCATGGCCGCTTATAGTGAACCACAGAGAATGAAAACCAAAGCAGTGGTAGTTGAAGCCATTGCCCTGAGAAGAACAATTGAAGTCTGTAAAGAGATGGGTTTTaacaaagtgatttttgaaGGTGATGCACTTGTAATAATTAATACTGTGAAAGAGAATGTGATGTGCTGGACATGGTATGGACAGGTGGTGGAAGATGTGAAGAGTAGCTTGAAAGAGTTGTTGCACTGGAAGATTCTATTTGTTCGAAGAGATGGCAATATGATTGCTCATAGGTTGGCAAAGTTTGCTTTAAACATAGGAAAATTAACATGTTGGATAGAAGAATGTCCTGTTTTTATCTCAAGTTTGATTGCTTTTGATATGGCTTGTAATGACTGA